A window of the Enterobacteriaceae bacterium 4M9 genome harbors these coding sequences:
- a CDS encoding bifunctional 2',3'-cyclic-nucleotide 2'-phosphodiesterase/3'-nucleotidase, which translates to MIKFSATLLAMLVSAGAQAATVDLRILETSDLHSNMMDFDYYKDAPSERFGLARTASLIKAARAEVANSVLVDNGDLIQGSPLGDYTAAKGLKNGEIHPVYKAMNTLDYTVGNLGNHEFNYGLDYLHTALAGAHFPYINANIIDSATGKPMFTPYLIKETQVKDREGKTQSLRIGYLGLVPPQIATWDKAHLSGKVTVGDITETARQYVPKMLREGADLIIVIAHSGLSAEPYRAMAENSVYYLSQVPGVDAVLFGHAHAVFPGKDFANIPGADIVKGTLNGVPAVMPGMWGDHLGVVDLVLNNDSGSWKRTDARAQARPIFDKTAKQSLAAQDNALAQLLAHDHDATREFVGKPIGKSADDMVSYLALVQDDPTVQVVNNAQRAWVERHIQGDPDLQNLPVLAAAAPFRAGGRKNDPTGYVEVAKGPLTYRNAADLYIYSNTLAVVKVNGQQLKEWLECSAGMFNQIDVTQSKPQSLLNWEGFRTYNFDVIDGVNYQIDITQPARYDGECQQVNPQAQRITALSYNGKPVDPQAIFLVATNTYRAYGGKFAGTGEQNVVIAAPDENRAIVAAWIADESRKSGEIHPAADNNWRFSPIASKTALDIRFETSPSARAAEFIRAQAQYPMTLTGTDDIGFAVYRLDLRKP; encoded by the coding sequence ATGATTAAGTTTAGTGCAACGCTTCTGGCCATGCTGGTTAGCGCGGGCGCGCAGGCCGCAACGGTGGATTTACGTATTCTTGAAACCAGCGATCTGCACAGCAATATGATGGACTTTGATTATTACAAAGATGCGCCCAGCGAACGCTTCGGACTGGCGCGCACGGCAAGCCTTATCAAGGCCGCCCGAGCAGAAGTCGCCAACAGCGTGCTGGTGGACAACGGCGATTTGATTCAGGGCAGCCCGCTGGGTGACTACACCGCAGCAAAAGGTTTGAAAAACGGCGAGATTCATCCGGTTTATAAGGCGATGAATACGCTTGATTACACGGTCGGCAATCTCGGCAACCACGAATTCAATTACGGGCTGGACTACCTGCATACCGCGCTGGCAGGGGCGCATTTTCCATACATCAACGCCAATATCATCGACAGCGCCACCGGCAAACCGATGTTCACACCGTACCTGATTAAAGAAACTCAGGTGAAAGACCGCGAGGGCAAAACCCAAAGCCTGCGCATTGGTTATCTCGGGCTGGTGCCGCCACAGATAGCGACCTGGGACAAAGCCCACCTCAGCGGCAAAGTTACCGTCGGCGATATCACCGAAACCGCACGCCAGTATGTGCCGAAGATGCTGCGTGAAGGCGCGGACCTGATTATTGTCATTGCCCATTCCGGGCTGTCTGCCGAACCTTACCGCGCCATGGCCGAGAACTCGGTGTATTACTTAAGCCAGGTGCCCGGTGTGGATGCCGTTCTGTTCGGCCATGCGCACGCGGTCTTTCCAGGTAAAGACTTTGCCAACATTCCTGGTGCCGATATTGTAAAAGGCACGCTCAATGGCGTACCGGCGGTGATGCCCGGCATGTGGGGCGATCATCTCGGCGTGGTGGATCTGGTGTTGAATAACGACAGCGGCAGCTGGAAGCGGACTGATGCGCGCGCACAAGCGCGGCCGATTTTTGATAAAACCGCGAAGCAGTCGCTCGCCGCTCAGGATAACGCTCTGGCTCAACTGTTGGCTCACGATCACGACGCGACACGCGAGTTTGTCGGCAAGCCCATCGGCAAATCTGCCGACGACATGGTGAGCTACCTGGCGCTGGTGCAGGACGACCCGACCGTGCAGGTGGTGAATAACGCCCAGCGTGCCTGGGTTGAACGCCACATTCAGGGCGATCCGGATCTGCAAAACCTGCCCGTGCTCGCCGCTGCGGCACCGTTTCGCGCCGGGGGCCGCAAAAACGATCCCACCGGCTATGTGGAAGTGGCCAAAGGCCCGCTGACGTACCGCAACGCCGCCGATCTTTATATTTACTCCAACACGCTGGCGGTAGTGAAAGTGAACGGTCAGCAGCTTAAAGAGTGGCTGGAATGCTCAGCGGGAATGTTTAACCAGATAGACGTCACGCAAAGCAAACCGCAATCGCTGCTGAACTGGGAAGGCTTTCGTACCTATAACTTTGACGTGATCGACGGCGTCAATTACCAGATTGATATCACGCAACCTGCCCGTTACGACGGAGAATGCCAGCAGGTAAATCCACAGGCACAGCGCATTACGGCACTGAGCTATAACGGCAAGCCGGTTGACCCGCAGGCGATATTTCTGGTTGCGACCAATACCTATCGCGCTTACGGCGGCAAATTTGCCGGTACCGGTGAACAGAACGTGGTGATCGCCGCGCCTGATGAAAACCGCGCCATTGTTGCCGCCTGGATTGCCGACGAGTCGCGTAAAAGCGGTGAGATCCATCCGGCAGCCGACAATAACTGGCGCTTTAGCCCCATCGCGAGCAAAACGGCGCTCGATATCCGCTTTGAAACCTCACCTTCGGCCCGGGCCGCAGAGTTTATCCGGGCTCAGGCGCAGTATCCGATGACGTTAACCGGCACGGACGATATCGGTTTTGCCGTATACCGGCTGGATTTACGCAAGCCTTAA